A region of Moorena producens PAL-8-15-08-1 DNA encodes the following proteins:
- a CDS encoding helix-turn-helix domain-containing protein, which produces MMISTAQAADLLGVSATRVRYLLGKGRVKGAYKVGRTWVIPLFDGMPVVTPGTRGPKRNWSKRTNYTKAVIHVNQRVIRNNLKTGERNPVITVKRGSKNVYGHTVEVNGPCRVMYRPDDPLNCGARVWIETISDFEVISA; this is translated from the coding sequence ATGATGATTTCCACTGCACAAGCCGCTGATTTACTTGGTGTTTCTGCCACTCGCGTCCGTTACCTTCTGGGCAAAGGCAGAGTTAAAGGGGCTTATAAGGTGGGTAGAACTTGGGTGATTCCCTTGTTTGATGGTATGCCGGTGGTCACTCCTGGCACTCGCGGACCAAAACGGAACTGGTCAAAGCGTACAAATTACACTAAGGCTGTGATTCATGTTAACCAGAGGGTGATTCGCAACAATCTCAAGACCGGGGAGCGTAATCCTGTAATTACGGTGAAGCGAGGCTCTAAAAATGTTTACGGTCATACGGTAGAGGTCAATGGCCCTTGTCGGGTGATGTATCGTCCAGATGATCCCCTCAATTGTGGAGCACGGGTGTGGATTGAGACGATTTCTGATTTTGAAGTGATTTCAGCGTGA
- a CDS encoding caspase, EACC1-associated type, translating into MTRAYYTYRIYLINYYTVGVEKKEPGKLDNRISGPFRYQDKITPEVKELIEEVRKNGLKDANKSRLLGEALFDTLFDDRLCHDFIGFYNEVVRTKQQLLRVELDIDEQNIPEVAAFPWEFMCLPQRTNSGTIWLATAPGLVFSRLPSHPISAPPIQLGANEKMRIALVVSAPTDLNPVAYEKVQAAIETLAQEQPEQVELLPVVNPASRSAIDKVLRKKPHIFHFIGHGRFENENGEIALVDQLGEARWISANEFSDLFNRHRPGIIVLQACQGAMESTSKVSVGLASKVVQQLIPVVVAMQYPVSNSTASRFACHFYKQLAQGKSADIAVQEGRREISLDESTGYRKRDFATPVIFMQVQDAQLFPHPIESVFQPQNQPLVQDKPSHKQLHVNDARQSKGVKRALLIGVSEYGKGLEPLPGATKDLEEIKRILGSPQLGNFVDVKALSNPNRQEMEEAIEELFATSTKDDLVLLFFSGHGVKDSSNQLYLANRITRKNSQGELVRTTAVSAKAIHDIMKGSRSKRQVVILDCCFSAAFRKGLLVKDDGSVDLQNQLGGEGRAILASSTEYSFSQLDKQLSIYTQYLVEGIETGDADLNRDRVISLDELHKYIENKIKETLPDMKPKIYTDQEGSKIHIARAPRDDRPVLDTPLVTPEGINTSSKADNFLILTIPKKMLSKRVLVIAVLASVLTMLVAAVPLDCWYTNKIRKDKGKTWALNRVKNHSFRSRCEKLGFNFDGE; encoded by the coding sequence ATGACTAGAGCCTACTACACCTATCGCATCTACCTGATCAATTATTATACAGTGGGGGTTGAAAAGAAAGAACCTGGAAAGCTCGATAATCGAATCTCTGGACCATTTCGCTATCAGGATAAGATCACCCCAGAAGTCAAGGAGTTGATCGAGGAGGTTCGTAAAAATGGACTCAAAGATGCTAACAAGTCGAGGTTACTCGGAGAAGCATTGTTTGATACCTTGTTTGATGATCGACTTTGCCATGATTTTATTGGATTTTATAACGAAGTTGTTCGCACTAAACAGCAACTGCTACGGGTAGAACTAGATATAGACGAGCAAAATATTCCTGAAGTGGCAGCGTTTCCGTGGGAATTTATGTGTTTGCCTCAGAGGACTAACTCAGGAACAATTTGGTTGGCTACTGCACCTGGCTTGGTCTTCTCGCGCCTGCCCTCACACCCGATTTCAGCACCACCGATTCAGTTAGGCGCAAATGAAAAAATGCGGATTGCCTTAGTTGTCTCTGCACCGACAGATTTAAATCCAGTTGCCTACGAGAAAGTGCAGGCGGCGATAGAGACACTAGCCCAGGAACAACCAGAGCAGGTGGAATTGTTACCAGTAGTGAATCCAGCTAGCCGCAGTGCTATTGATAAAGTTCTTAGGAAAAAGCCTCATATTTTCCATTTCATCGGTCATGGTCGTTTCGAGAATGAAAATGGTGAAATTGCCTTAGTGGATCAATTAGGTGAGGCACGGTGGATTAGCGCCAATGAATTTAGTGACCTCTTTAATCGCCATCGACCTGGAATTATTGTGTTGCAGGCATGTCAGGGAGCAATGGAGTCTACATCGAAAGTATCTGTAGGACTAGCTTCCAAGGTTGTGCAGCAACTTATTCCTGTAGTCGTGGCCATGCAGTATCCAGTGTCTAACAGCACAGCTAGCCGATTTGCCTGCCACTTTTATAAACAATTAGCTCAAGGCAAGTCAGCAGATATAGCAGTACAGGAAGGAAGGCGAGAAATTAGTCTCGATGAATCAACAGGATATCGGAAACGGGATTTTGCGACACCTGTGATTTTCATGCAAGTGCAAGATGCTCAATTATTTCCACATCCAATTGAGTCAGTATTTCAACCTCAAAATCAGCCACTTGTGCAAGACAAGCCAAGCCATAAACAGCTCCATGTAAACGATGCTCGCCAATCAAAAGGGGTAAAACGAGCGCTGTTGATTGGAGTCAGTGAGTATGGAAAGGGGTTAGAGCCACTACCTGGCGCAACCAAAGATTTAGAGGAAATCAAACGAATACTGGGTTCCCCACAACTGGGTAATTTTGTTGATGTCAAAGCTCTCAGCAATCCTAATCGACAGGAAATGGAGGAGGCTATTGAAGAGTTATTCGCCACTTCTACAAAAGATGATCTGGTGTTACTGTTCTTTTCAGGTCACGGTGTCAAAGATAGCAGCAATCAACTGTACTTAGCAAATCGTATTACTCGTAAGAATTCACAGGGGGAACTAGTTAGGACAACCGCAGTTTCCGCTAAGGCTATCCATGACATTATGAAAGGTAGCCGCTCCAAGCGACAAGTGGTTATCCTCGACTGTTGCTTTAGTGCAGCTTTCCGTAAGGGTCTACTAGTTAAAGATGATGGCTCTGTCGATCTTCAAAATCAATTAGGAGGAGAAGGGCGTGCTATTCTCGCGTCTTCAACTGAATATTCCTTTAGTCAATTGGACAAACAGCTCTCAATTTACACTCAGTATTTGGTAGAAGGCATTGAAACGGGAGATGCTGATTTGAATCGGGATAGGGTGATTTCTCTGGATGAGTTACATAAGTACATCGAAAATAAGATTAAAGAAACCCTTCCTGATATGAAGCCTAAAATCTATACTGATCAGGAAGGGTCTAAAATCCACATTGCTAGAGCACCAAGGGATGATCGCCCTGTTTTAGATACGCCTTTAGTTACCCCAGAGGGGATAAATACAAGTTCAAAAGCAGATAATTTTTTAATACTTACCATACCTAAGAAAATGCTATCAAAGCGTGTTCTAGTTATTGCTGTTTTGGCTTCGGTCTTGACCATGTTAGTTGCGGCAGTACCCCTGGATTGTTGGTATACAAACAAAATACGGAAGGATAAAGGTAAAACTTGGGCTTTAAACCGGGTAAAGAACCATTCGTTTCGTAGTCGATGTGAGAAATTAGGGTTTAATTTTGATGGAGAATAA
- a CDS encoding helix-turn-helix domain-containing protein, with translation MMISTAQAAELLGVSATRVRYLLGKGRVKGAYKVGRTWVIPLFDGMPVVTPGTRGPKRNWSKRTNYTKAVIHVNQKVIRQNLKTGERNPVITVKRGSKNVYGHTVEVNGPCRVMYRPDDPLHCGARVWIETISDFEVISA, from the coding sequence ATGATGATTTCCACTGCACAAGCCGCTGAATTACTGGGTGTTTCTGCCACTCGCGTCCGTTACCTTCTGGGCAAAGGCAGAGTTAAAGGGGCTTATAAGGTGGGTAGAACTTGGGTGATTCCGTTGTTTGATGGTATGCCGGTGGTGACTCCTGGCACTCGCGGACCAAAACGGAACTGGTCAAAGCGCACAAATTACACTAAGGCTGTGATTCACGTTAATCAGAAAGTGATTCGCCAAAATCTCAAGACCGGGGAGCGTAATCCTGTAATTACGGTGAAGCGAGGCTCTAAAAATGTTTACGGTCATACGGTAGAGGTCAATGGCCCGTGTCGGGTGATGTATCGTCCAGATGATCCACTACATTGTGGAGCACGGGTGTGGATTGAGACGATTTCTGATTTTGAAGTGATTTCAGCGTGA
- a CDS encoding type I restriction enzyme HsdR N-terminal domain-containing protein, whose amino-acid sequence MVQTIPAKEITLRQLRHRFNLERTDDEQFFREWQDDLPELTEFEKQLLGQVKEEYLYLSESPLLEVILKMVIISPLLRLAGFYRHPFEITAEKEVKITSEDDGIIVSGRIDILIFKPELWVTVIEAKGTKYALAAGIPQVLAYMLANPNPEQPLLGFITNGNEFKFLKMTTTKPPKYAQSYTFALENKDDLYTVLRILKRINQLIQNL is encoded by the coding sequence ATGGTTCAAACAATTCCTGCAAAAGAGATTACATTACGTCAATTAAGACACAGATTTAATCTAGAACGAACCGATGATGAACAGTTTTTTCGAGAATGGCAAGACGATTTACCCGAACTGACAGAGTTTGAAAAGCAATTGCTAGGGCAAGTTAAAGAAGAGTATCTTTACTTATCTGAGTCTCCGTTATTGGAAGTGATCCTGAAAATGGTGATAATATCGCCATTATTGAGACTAGCAGGATTTTATCGTCATCCCTTTGAAATCACAGCAGAAAAAGAGGTTAAAATTACCTCCGAAGATGATGGTATAATTGTTAGTGGACGTATTGATATTCTGATTTTTAAACCAGAATTATGGGTTACTGTTATTGAAGCAAAAGGCACAAAATATGCCTTAGCAGCGGGAATTCCCCAAGTCTTAGCCTATATGTTAGCTAATCCTAATCCAGAGCAACCTCTCCTCGGGTTTATCACCAATGGAAATGAGTTTAAATTCCTAAAGATGACAACCACCAAGCCACCTAAATATGCTCAATCCTATACATTCGCTCTTGAGAACAAAGATGACCTTTACACTGTTCTGAGAATATTAAAACGTATTAACCAACTCATCCAAAATCTCTAG